The sequence GAGCGCCTGCGCGACCTCGCCGCGGATGCCCGTCAGCACCGCCTGGACCCCGAGCAGCCGGAGGGCGTTCGCGGCGTTGAGCAGGGCGTTCGCGACGCGTTGATCGACCCCCTTGATCCCCGTGACGTCGATGATGACGGTGCGGGTGCCGCTCCTCGTCGCGCCGTCGAGCAAGGTCGTGAGCACGTCGTGCGCGCGCTCCTCGTCCAGCGTGCCGATGAGCGGCATGACCATGACGTCGCTCGTGATCGGTACGAGCGGGGTCGACAGCTCGGAGATCTTCGCCCGCTGGAACCGGATCACCTCCTCTTGGAGCTCGGCCCGGGCCGCCTCGGCGCGCTCGCGCTCGCCGAGCTCGTGCAACAGGCGCAGGTTGGCGTCCCGTAGCTCGGCGCTCTGCGCGGAGAGGCGCACGTTGGCCAGAGAGAGCTCCTCCGTCCGCTCCTTCACCTCCTGCTCCAGCCGCTCGTTGGCCTCCCGGAGCTCGGCGCTCACGGCCGTGAGGTCCGCGTAGAGCAGCGCGTTCTCGACCGCCACGGCCGCCTGCGAGGACAGGAGCCGCAAGAGCTCGATGCGATCGGCGGTGAACGCGTGCTCCGCGAGGTGGTTCTCCAGGTACAGGACCCCGCTCAGCCGGCCCTGGTGCAGGAGCGGCAAGCCCAAAATCGATTTCGGCCGGCGCGCGCTCACGTGCGGATCGCCGGCGAGGCGCGGGTCGTCCTCCGCGCGGCCGATCACGAGCGCCTCGCGCGAGCGCGTCACGTAATGCACGACCGAGCGGGCCAGATCGAGCCGCGCCTCCAGGGGCATCGAGAGGCCAAGGCTCACCGTATCGGGGCCGACCGCGATCATCGCCTCGACCGTCAGCACCTCGCCGCGCGCGAGGATGAGGAACCCCCGGCTCGCCCCGGCGCTCTTGATCACGCTGCGCAAGACCTGCTCGATCACCTTGTCGAGCACGATCGCGCTCGAGATGGCCTGCGCGGTGCTGAGGACCGTGGCGAGATCGAAGCTCTCCCCCGCGACGAGGCCCTGGAGCGCGGTGCCGGTCGGCGAGAGCGGCAGAGGCTGGCCCAGGGCCGAGGGGTCGGCCGGCGCGAGCTCCTCGCGCAGCGCCTTGGCCTTCTCGGTCGCCCCCCAGCGCTCGTACAGGTAAACCGCCCTTCGCAGGAAGATGTGCGCGAACTCGACCCTGCCCTGGGCGAGCCAGAACCTGCCATAAAGCTCGTTGCCGAGCGCCTGGTTGTTGATGTAGTCGGCCTGCCGCGCGGCCTCGATGCCCCGCTCGTAGAGGTCCATCGCCTCGGCCCTCCGCCCCTCGACGCGGGCCTGCTCGGCGAGCAGCAGCAGGTGCTTGTGGAGCACGTTGTCCGGCCCGGCGTCGGCCCAGCGCTTCATCCGCCCGAGGAGCCGCAGCAGGTGCTCCTCGTGCTCCCGCCGCTCCGCGCCCTCGGCGCTCTCCCACGCGGCGATCCGCATGAGGCCCGCGTAGAACGTCGCCTCGGGCACCTTGGCGTGCGTCGGCAAGGCGCCCTCGATCACGGCGAGCTTCGGCATCAGATCGGCAAAGCTCGCCCTGTCGCCGAACAGGTAGGCATTCCGGATCTTGGCGTAGTACAGCCACCCCATGTGGTAGGGCGAGCCGCCATGCTTCGCCGCGTAGGCCGCCTCGTCGAACCCGTCGTCGTCGAAGCTGAGCCGGCCCCTCGTCAGCCCTTGCAGGCACCGGAGGGGCTGGATCACGCCCGCGAGGAGGATATCGATGATGTCATGGCTGCGGGCGCGCCGCAGGAACGCGAGGTGCGTCTCGGTGAGCTGCGAGAGCTCCGCGAGGTTCATCCCGTAGGTGAGCCGGTCCGAGCCGCTCTGGCTGATCATGTACCCCATGGCCGTCCAGTCGCCGGCCTGGAGCCCGAGGTCGTAGACCCGGTCGTAATAGGGATCTGCCCTCCGCAGCGGCTGCGTCCAGCTGTGCACGTCCGCGGAGAAGATGTGGTAGGTCTTCGCCCGGAGCACGAGGTTGTCGAGCTGGTCTGCGAGCTCGACGGCCATCTTGCCGAACCGATAGGCCGTCTCGTACTCGCCGAGCAGCGGGCCGACCACCATGCCGTACGCGACGTATCCGAACGCGGACATATCGCTGTTTCCGTGCTGCAGCGAGAGCGTCACCATCTTCACGATGGCGAGGTTCGCGAGCGTCTGGTCGCTCGAGTTGTAGGCCCCGAAGAACAGGTTCACGAGCAGCTCGAGCGTCACGGGGTGCTCGGGGTTCGTCGTCCTCGGGGCGTGGGCGAGCTCCTCGATGCTGCGCGCGCCGAGGAGGACGGGCACCGCCTCGAGCTCCCGCTCGAGGAGCGCGGCGACCTCCTCCCGGGCCTCGGGGATCGGACAGCCGAGGAGCCGGAGGCCGGCCTTCTGGACGAGGGTCGCCTCGTGATTGCGCCACTGGAGCAGGTACTGGTTCGCCTGCACGAGGAGGACGGAGACCTTGTCCATGGCCGTCCGGGCGCGCGCGAGCGCCGCGGCGCAGAGCCGCTCGGCCTCCTCGAAGGCGCCGCACAGCGACTCGACCTCGGCGCGCTCCCTGTGGAGCGCGAGGGCGAGCTCGTGATGGTCGTCGAAGCCGCCGTGGGGCAGAAACCCCATGCCCGCGCGGAGATAGCCGGCCGCCGCCTCGTAGGCGGTGGCGGCCTTGGCCCTCCTGCCGGCGGCGAGGTTGAGCTCGGCGGCCGTGGCCTGCTCCGCGGGCGAGCTCACGATGGGCGCCGCGATGTTGAAGTGGTTGACGATGTCGAAGAGCGCCTCGTCCCGAGCCGCGCCCTCGCAGCTGGCGAGCATGAGCCGCCCGATGCGGAGGTGGACCTCCCGCTTGTGATCCTCGCTGATGAGCGAGTACGCCGCCTGCTGGACGCGATCGTGCAGGAAGCGGTAGTTGACGCGCCAGTCGACGCCGGTCTGCGCCTCGTCGTCGGTCGCGTGCGCGAGGCGGTAGTCGGTGTCCACGGGCGCGATCAGGCCCTCTTGCAGGATCTTCCACAGCGCGGCCACGGTCTCGTGCGCAGGCCGCTCGCTGATGACCGCGAGCGTGCGCAGGTCGAACTCGTGCCCGATGCAGGCCGCGAGGCGGAGGACGCGCACGAGCTCGGGCTCGAGCTCCCCGATCTTGCGCGCCATGAAGTCGACGACGTTGTCGGTGACCGTGCGCCGCCGGATGCCGTCGAGCTCCCATGTCCAGGCGCCCTTCTCGAAGCGGAGCAGGCCCTCCGTGTGGAGCGAGCCCAGGAACTGCCGCACGAAGAACGGGTTGCTCTGGGTCCGATCGAACACGACGCGGGCGAGCGGCTCGACGTCGGCGCGGGCCGCGGAGAGCGCGTCCGAGAGCAGCGCGATCACGTCGGCGAGGGCGAGCGGGCTCAGCTTGAGCTCACGGAGCGGCGCGCCTGCCTTCTCGATCTCGCCGAGCGCGACGCGGAGCGGGTGAGCCGCGTAGACCTCGTTGTCGCGGAAGGCGCCGAGGAGGAGCAGGTGGCCGCGCTCCGGATCGGCGGCCAGGACCTGGAGCAGCTTGAGCGAGGCCGGATCGGCCCATTGCAGATCGTCCAGGAAGAGGACGAGGGGGTGCTCGGCGGTCGCGAAGACGCGGACGAACGCCTTGAAGATCGCGTGAAAGCGGCCCTGCGCCTCCGCCGGCGGGAGCTGCTGGACCGGGGGCTGCTGGCCGACGATCCACTCGAGCTCCGGGATGAGGTCGACGAGGAGCTGGCCGCTGCTCCCGAGCGCGCGGCCGAGCGCCGTGCTCCAGCGCGCGAGCTGCTCCGGTCGCTCGGTGAGGATGTGCCGGAGGAGCTCCCGGAAGGCGCGCGCGAGCGAGGCGTACGGCGCCCCGCGGTTCAGCTGCTCGAACTTGCCCGCGGTGAAGTAGCCGCCTCGCTGGGCGATGGCCCTGTGCATCTCGTTCACAAGGGCCGACTTGCCCATGCCCGCGTACCCCGACACGAGCAGGAGCTCGCCCTCCCCGCCGGCGGCGCGCTCGAAGGCGGCGAGCAGCGCGCGCTCCTCCTCGGCGCGGCCGTAGAGCTTCTGCGGGATGCGCAGCGTATCCGGGATGTCGCGCAGGCCGAGCGCGAAGGGCGCCACGGCGCCGGACGTCGAGAGCTGGCGGAGGCACGCGTCGAGGTCGGCGAAGAGCCCGAAGGCGCTCTGGTACCGGTCCTCCGCGTTCTTCTCGAGGAGCTTCATCACGATCCGGGACACCGCGT is a genomic window of Sorangium aterium containing:
- a CDS encoding AAA family ATPase, whose amino-acid sequence is MSQPIYVDSSIEVFEGTWGDERKPAVFKVLKSEFPSARELAALRHEYNVLCALDVEGVVKAYGLEKHRNGLALVLERPSRTTLHDLLRAGRLELKAALTIARSAARVLDEFHRRKVIHKDIKPHNLLVDPDTLEVHFVGFGIATLLPHETQQAISPEALEGTLAYMSPEQTGRMNRVIDRRTDLYSFGVTLYQMLTGVLPFTGSDPLDLIHGHIARTPVPPPEQVPGVPDAVSRIVMKLLEKNAEDRYQSAFGLFADLDACLRQLSTSGAVAPFALGLRDIPDTLRIPQKLYGRAEEERALLAAFERAAGGEGELLLVSGYAGMGKSALVNEMHRAIAQRGGYFTAGKFEQLNRGAPYASLARAFRELLRHILTERPEQLARWSTALGRALGSSGQLLVDLIPELEWIVGQQPPVQQLPPAEAQGRFHAIFKAFVRVFATAEHPLVLFLDDLQWADPASLKLLQVLAADPERGHLLLLGAFRDNEVYAAHPLRVALGEIEKAGAPLRELKLSPLALADVIALLSDALSAARADVEPLARVVFDRTQSNPFFVRQFLGSLHTEGLLRFEKGAWTWELDGIRRRTVTDNVVDFMARKIGELEPELVRVLRLAACIGHEFDLRTLAVISERPAHETVAALWKILQEGLIAPVDTDYRLAHATDDEAQTGVDWRVNYRFLHDRVQQAAYSLISEDHKREVHLRIGRLMLASCEGAARDEALFDIVNHFNIAAPIVSSPAEQATAAELNLAAGRRAKAATAYEAAAGYLRAGMGFLPHGGFDDHHELALALHRERAEVESLCGAFEEAERLCAAALARARTAMDKVSVLLVQANQYLLQWRNHEATLVQKAGLRLLGCPIPEAREEVAALLERELEAVPVLLGARSIEELAHAPRTTNPEHPVTLELLVNLFFGAYNSSDQTLANLAIVKMVTLSLQHGNSDMSAFGYVAYGMVVGPLLGEYETAYRFGKMAVELADQLDNLVLRAKTYHIFSADVHSWTQPLRRADPYYDRVYDLGLQAGDWTAMGYMISQSGSDRLTYGMNLAELSQLTETHLAFLRRARSHDIIDILLAGVIQPLRCLQGLTRGRLSFDDDGFDEAAYAAKHGGSPYHMGWLYYAKIRNAYLFGDRASFADLMPKLAVIEGALPTHAKVPEATFYAGLMRIAAWESAEGAERREHEEHLLRLLGRMKRWADAGPDNVLHKHLLLLAEQARVEGRRAEAMDLYERGIEAARQADYINNQALGNELYGRFWLAQGRVEFAHIFLRRAVYLYERWGATEKAKALREELAPADPSALGQPLPLSPTGTALQGLVAGESFDLATVLSTAQAISSAIVLDKVIEQVLRSVIKSAGASRGFLILARGEVLTVEAMIAVGPDTVSLGLSMPLEARLDLARSVVHYVTRSREALVIGRAEDDPRLAGDPHVSARRPKSILGLPLLHQGRLSGVLYLENHLAEHAFTADRIELLRLLSSQAAVAVENALLYADLTAVSAELREANERLEQEVKERTEELSLANVRLSAQSAELRDANLRLLHELGERERAEAARAELQEEVIRFQRAKISELSTPLVPITSDVMVMPLIGTLDEERAHDVLTTLLDGATRSGTRTVIIDVTGIKGVDQRVANALLNAANALRLLGVQAVLTGIRGEVAQALLRLDIDMSRIVIRGTLQSGIAYAVGRSGGMSAPSTRR